One Peptostreptococcaceae bacterium genomic window, AAAATTGACTGCTTGGGAGACATGTGCCCAATACCAATTCTCAGGTCACAAAAGGCATACGACGAATCCTCTCCCGGAGAATCATTCATGCTCGTAAGCGACCACAGCTGCGTGGTTGAATCCGTGCAGGACCATTTCAAAAATAAATCAGTATCATTGTCCGTTGACGAGGTTATGAACGGCATATGGGAGATTACTTTTACGCGAATTTAACAAATCAGCAGAAGCTTTTCTTCCCTAATTCCTTAAATCTTTCCATAAACTCCTTCTCAACGGTGTTGGAATCCGTACCCTTCTTGTGTATGAAGAATATGTCATATTTCAAATCTCTATCCACGATATCAATGACTTTAAGCTTCTTTGTATACAATTCCTTCTTTACAGCCATATACGGCACAACCGATACCCCATAACCCTTTTGGACCGAAGCTTTTACTGATTCCATTGAATCAAGGCTAAATACTGTATTTAAATCGTTAAAGCCAAATCCCGCCTTCTTGAACTCGTCCAAAATTTTTCTTCTTATGTTGAATTTTTCAGTAAGCATTATGAACGGCAGTTTGACCACATCCTTGATTGAAACGGAATCGGGAAATTGATCCGAATTGAGTGCAACCAAAACCAATTCGTCATTGCCAACCTTCATTACTTCCAACTCTTCAAGCAAAGGCTCTGTACACATGAATCCGAAATCACACAAGTCATTCATTACCTCTTCCTCTATGTTAAAAGACGAGTTCGATACCATTTCATAGTTGTGGTATGGGAATTTCTTTTTTATAACATAAAGCGCGCAGGGAAGTGCATAATCGGAAATGGACCAGCACGCCTCTATCTTGATCAGCTGATCGGATTTTTCGGCGTTTTTCATTTCCTCCTGCATCTTTTCATATGTCCTGAATATGTTTTCGGCATATTTTAAAACAATATTCCCCATTGGTGTAAGTTCAACACCCTTGTTGCTTCTTATCAAAAGCTTGTGTCCCATACTATCTTCCAACTTCTGAATTTGTTGGCTCAATGCAGACTGGGAAATATGTGCATTGCTTGCCGCTTTCGAAATGCTCTTTATTCTAACCACTTCATAAAAATACTTCAAACTCTCTATATGCATTTCCAAACCCCCCTATTCCTCATTTAATAACTATTAATATTTACACCATTGTAACAGATTTAAGGATTCGTTGCTTAAATTTGCATATTTTTAATATTCTACCCTTCTGGCCTTCCTATAATCAACACAGCTAGATTTGAACCTCCCACGACTAAAGTCACGGGCCTTCCGGCTCTCCTCATAAATTATTGTAATGTTATATCACCATATCCATTAATAGGTAACCTCTTTCCTATGCTATTCTTTTCATGTACCATTGTTAATTATATATCTAATTAGTTGAGGAGAGTGATCCAATGACAGAAACTAACAACACCCAATCTTCGTTGAGCAGCAGAAGATCCTCAAGACCCACTCGTACTAGAAAACCCAAAAAAAGCCAGCTTCCAAAGGCTTATATAACCTTAGGGGTAGTCATAGCGATTGGTTTGGGGCTCAGTTTCATATCTGAGACGCTTGCATTATTCTGGATCATAGGATTAGGCTTTGGCTTCGTACTTCAAAAAGCTAAATTCTGTTTCACAGCATCCATGAGAGACCCCTATCTGACCGGCAGCACAAGTGTAACCCGCGCCGTCTTAATTGCTTTCGCAATAACGACCGTCGGCTTTACTGCCATCAAATACGGCTACTTCATTAAAGGCTTGCCGATTCCCGGCATGAGCTACGTTGTACCTATCAGCTTTGCTACTGCAGCAGGCGCATTCATCTTTGGGATTGGCATGGTCATAGCAGGCGGTTGCGCCTCCGGAACTCTTATGAGAGTCGGCGAAGGTTTTGCCATGCAAGTCTTGTCTCTTATCTTCTTCATTATAGGCTCCCTATGGGGCGCACATGACTTCGGATGGTGGAAATTAAACGTCATCTCCAAAGGAAAAGCAGTATTCCTTCCGGATGTTTTCGGATGGTTCGGAGCGGTTGTAATTCAATTGCTTCTTTTGGCAGCTCTATATATAGCTGCTGAAAAATGGGAACACAGAAACGACGAAGCTCTCTAAAACACACTAAAGGAGGATTTATAAATGGCTAAAGAATACGAATTGGATTGCATGGGTGAAGCGTGCCCGGTGCCTTTGATTAAATTGGAAAACAAGTTGAACGAACTCGAAATCGGTGATCTCGTAATCGTTCAAATCGACCACAGCTGCGCAATGAAAAATGTTCCCGAGTGGGCAAGAAAGCAAGGCCACAACGTTGAAATCGAAGAAGTAGACGACGGCGAATGGGAAGTATTCGTAGAAAAAGCAGTATAAACATATTTGCCTGCGAATATCAAAAACATAACAATAGGAGGATTTATACATGGCTAAAGAATATGAATTGGATTGCATGGGCGAAGCGTGCCCAGTGCCTTTGATAAAATTGGAAAACAAGTTGAATGAGCTCGAAATCGGTGATCTCGTAATCGTTCAAATCGACCACAGCTGCGCAATGA contains:
- a CDS encoding LysR family transcriptional regulator → MHIESLKYFYEVVRIKSISKAASNAHISQSALSQQIQKLEDSMGHKLLIRSNKGVELTPMGNIVLKYAENIFRTYEKMQEEMKNAEKSDQLIKIEACWSISDYALPCALYVIKKKFPYHNYEMVSNSSFNIEEEVMNDLCDFGFMCTEPLLEELEVMKVGNDELVLVALNSDQFPDSVSIKDVVKLPFIMLTEKFNIRRKILDEFKKAGFGFNDLNTVFSLDSMESVKASVQKGYGVSVVPYMAVKKELYTKKLKVIDIVDRDLKYDIFFIHKKGTDSNTVEKEFMERFKELGKKSFC
- a CDS encoding YeeE/YedE family protein, translated to MTETNNTQSSLSSRRSSRPTRTRKPKKSQLPKAYITLGVVIAIGLGLSFISETLALFWIIGLGFGFVLQKAKFCFTASMRDPYLTGSTSVTRAVLIAFAITTVGFTAIKYGYFIKGLPIPGMSYVVPISFATAAGAFIFGIGMVIAGGCASGTLMRVGEGFAMQVLSLIFFIIGSLWGAHDFGWWKLNVISKGKAVFLPDVFGWFGAVVIQLLLLAALYIAAEKWEHRNDEAL
- a CDS encoding sulfurtransferase TusA family protein produces the protein MKKIDCLGDMCPIPILRSQKAYDESSPGESFMLVSDHSCVVESVQDHFKNKSVSLSVDEVMNGIWEITFTRI
- a CDS encoding sulfurtransferase TusA family protein; translation: MAKEYELDCMGEACPVPLIKLENKLNELEIGDLVIVQIDHSCAMKNVPEWARKQGHNVEIEEVDDGEWEVFVEKAV
- a CDS encoding sulfurtransferase TusA family protein yields the protein MAKEYELDCMGEACPVPLIKLENKLNELEIGDLVIVQIDHSCAMKNVPEWARKQGHNVEIEEVDDGEWEVFVEKAV